The proteins below are encoded in one region of Gambusia affinis linkage group LG07, SWU_Gaff_1.0, whole genome shotgun sequence:
- the b3galt6 gene encoding beta-1,3-galactosyltransferase 6, producing MNLFRLICRHKTALVIGTVCSFAVVLVFLAKCTSETLKQGHLDPPGFAPHTKSLQFRPDHQNPVSSLKDLSAFLVVLITTGPKYTERRSIIRSTWLAKRDSDVLAMFVVGTQGLSSEDLQNLNTEQGRHKDLLLLPDLRDSYENLTLKLLHMYSWLDQNVDFKFVFKADDDTFARLDLLKEELKGKEPSKLYWGFFSGRGRVKSAGKWRESTWDLCDYYLPYALGGGYILSSDLVRYVHLNAGYLKIWQSEDVSLGAWLAPVDVRRTHDPRFDTEYKSRGCNNKYLVTHKQSLEDMLEKHQTLQRDGRLCKEEVKLRLSYIYDWSVPPSQCCQRKDGIP from the coding sequence ATGAATCTCTTCCGTCTGATATGTCGCCATAAAACAGCCCTGGTCATTGGTACTGTATGCAGTTTTGCCGTTGTCCTTGTCTTCTTGGCCAAATGTACATCCGAAACTCTAAAGCAGGGTCACCTGGATCCTCCGGGCTTTGCTCCTCACACCAAGTCTTTGCAGTTCCGTCCAGACCACCAGAATCCCGTGTCCTCTTTGAAAGACTTGTCAGCATTTCTCGTGGTCCTAATCACAACAGGACCCAAGTACACAGAACGCAGGAGCATTATCCGCAGCACCTGGCTTGCCAAACGTGACTCTGATGTTCTGGCCATGTTCGTGGTTGGAACTCAGGGCCTTTCCAGCGAAGACCTTCAGAATCTGAACACGGAGCAAGGACGGCACAAAGACTTGCTCTTACTACCTGATCTTCGGGATTCTTATGAGAACCTGACACTAAAGCTGCTCCACATGTACTCCTGGCTGGACCAGAATGTGGACTTTAAGTTTGTCTTCAAAGCGGACGACGACACATTTGCTCGCTTGGACCTCCTTAAAGAGGAGCTGAAGGGGAAGGAGCCAAGCAAGTTGTACTGGGGTTTCTTTTCAGGGAGAGGCCGTGTGAAATCAGCTGGAAAGTGGCGCGAAAGTACTTGGGACCTCTGTGATTATTACCTGCCCTACGCCCTGGGCGGGGGGTACATTCTCTCATCAGACCTGGTACGCTACGTGCATCTTAACGCGGGCTACCTCAAGATATGGCAGAGCGAGGACGTGTCACTGGGCGCCTGGCTGGCACCGGTGGATGTTCGGCGGACGCACGACCCGCGCTTCGACACGGAGTACAAGTCGCGAGGTTGCAACAACAAATACCTGGTGACGCACAAGCAGAGTTTGGAGGACATGTTGGAGAAACACCAGACTCTGCAGCGAGACGGGAGGCTCTGCAAAGAGGAGGTCAAGCTGCGGTTGTCCTACATTTATGACTGGAGTGTTCCACCCTCGCAGTGCTGCCAAAGAAAAGATGGGATTCCATAG